The following are encoded together in the Flavobacteriales bacterium genome:
- a CDS encoding 2-oxoglutarate dehydrogenase E1 component, protein MDKFSYLSNMDVSAVEHLYQSYKSEPSSVSTDWQQFFAGFDFAEQLYDQDDASFGIPANVKKEFDVINLIDGYRKNGHLFTRTNPVRERRKYAPTLAKENFELRDADLETTFRAGTMIGIGPATLRQIIEHLDATYCQSIGVEYMYMRRPEVVEWMQKMLESNRNQPNFSLEEKKQVLKKLSQAVLFEEFLGKKFTGQKRFSLEGAESLIPALDMVVEEGADLGIEEFVIGMAHRGRLNVLANILNKTYKEIFSEFEGKDYEDADIEGDVKYHMGYTSFMTCDNGKDVKMNLCPNPSHLEAVGPVVEGISRAKIDRKFKGDNSKLCSILIHGDAAIAGQGVVYEVVQMAKLDGYKTGGTIHIVINNQVGFTTNYTDGRSSIYCTDVAKVTHSPVFHVNGDDAEAVSHTMRMAMKFRQHFKGDVFVDLLCYRKYGHNEGDEPRFTQPKLYDIIAKHENPLTIYAQKLTSSGLVGADLVKSMEQDFSDMLQERLIEAKEIQKATVTQFLEDTWKGYRFAKKEDFEFSIETGVNENTLKEISRVLTTVPKEIKVFRKMQKILKDREDMVFETDKLDWGMAELLAYGSLLKEGHEVRISGQDVERGTFSHRHAVLIVEESGQEYVPLDHLGEGQGEFNIFNSFLSEYAVLGFDYGYAFGCPNCLPIWEAQFGDFNNGAQIIIDQFISSAEEKWKGMNGIVMLLPHGYEGMGAEHSSARMERFLMLCADDNMQIVNCSTPANFFHVLRRQMKREFRKPLVVFTPKSLLRHPRCVSSLKELATGGFQEVIDDVTADAKKVTRVLLCSGKVYYDLLEKKEELNAEEVAIVRLEQLDPLPRKQIAKLQEKYSNAKWVWVQEEPANMGAWAHLLRKLRQVNLELVSRPSSGAPATGSGQRHRAEQAKLMNQAFADIAVTA, encoded by the coding sequence ATGGATAAGTTCTCTTACCTCTCTAACATGGATGTCTCTGCAGTAGAACATCTCTATCAATCTTACAAATCCGAACCATCATCTGTAAGCACAGATTGGCAGCAATTTTTTGCTGGTTTCGACTTTGCGGAACAGCTTTATGACCAAGACGATGCGTCTTTTGGTATTCCGGCCAATGTGAAGAAGGAGTTCGATGTGATCAACCTTATTGATGGTTATCGAAAGAACGGTCACTTGTTTACCCGAACAAATCCAGTTCGCGAACGAAGAAAATATGCTCCAACGCTGGCCAAAGAGAATTTTGAGCTTCGCGATGCCGATCTTGAAACCACGTTCCGCGCGGGGACAATGATCGGAATCGGTCCGGCCACGTTGCGCCAGATCATCGAACATTTGGATGCTACCTATTGCCAAAGCATTGGGGTAGAATACATGTATATGCGAAGGCCCGAAGTGGTTGAGTGGATGCAGAAAATGTTGGAATCGAACCGAAATCAACCTAATTTCTCGTTGGAAGAGAAAAAGCAGGTGCTGAAGAAATTGAGCCAAGCTGTGCTTTTCGAAGAGTTTCTTGGAAAGAAATTCACGGGACAAAAACGCTTTTCGTTAGAAGGTGCAGAATCGCTGATTCCTGCCTTGGATATGGTGGTTGAGGAAGGTGCCGATCTTGGAATTGAGGAATTTGTGATAGGAATGGCGCACCGTGGACGTTTGAACGTGCTGGCCAACATTCTGAATAAGACCTACAAAGAGATCTTCTCCGAATTTGAAGGGAAAGATTACGAAGATGCAGACATTGAAGGAGACGTGAAGTACCACATGGGCTACACTTCGTTCATGACCTGCGATAATGGCAAGGATGTGAAGATGAATCTTTGCCCAAACCCATCACATCTTGAAGCTGTTGGTCCTGTTGTAGAAGGAATTTCTCGCGCTAAGATCGACCGTAAATTCAAGGGCGATAACAGCAAACTGTGTTCAATTCTTATTCATGGCGATGCGGCAATAGCTGGTCAAGGCGTTGTTTACGAAGTGGTGCAAATGGCCAAATTGGATGGCTATAAAACAGGCGGAACAATCCATATTGTCATCAACAACCAAGTTGGTTTTACCACCAACTACACCGATGGCCGTTCAAGTATCTATTGCACCGATGTGGCCAAAGTGACACATTCACCGGTTTTCCACGTGAATGGAGACGATGCTGAAGCTGTTTCGCACACCATGCGTATGGCCATGAAATTCCGTCAGCATTTCAAAGGAGATGTGTTTGTGGATCTGCTTTGCTACCGAAAATACGGTCACAACGAAGGTGATGAACCACGATTCACGCAACCGAAACTGTACGACATCATTGCCAAACATGAGAATCCACTGACGATTTACGCGCAAAAACTCACCTCTTCGGGGTTGGTTGGTGCCGATCTGGTCAAGAGTATGGAGCAGGATTTCAGCGATATGCTTCAAGAACGTTTGATAGAGGCAAAAGAAATTCAGAAAGCCACAGTCACCCAATTTTTGGAAGACACTTGGAAAGGTTATCGCTTTGCCAAGAAGGAAGATTTTGAGTTTTCCATTGAAACAGGCGTAAATGAAAATACGCTGAAGGAGATTTCCAGAGTGCTGACAACTGTTCCGAAAGAGATCAAGGTTTTCCGAAAAATGCAGAAGATCCTGAAAGACCGTGAAGACATGGTTTTTGAAACGGACAAGTTGGATTGGGGAATGGCTGAATTGCTTGCCTATGGTTCGCTGCTAAAAGAAGGTCACGAAGTGCGTATTTCAGGTCAAGATGTGGAACGCGGAACATTTTCTCACCGCCATGCTGTGCTTATCGTTGAAGAGTCTGGACAAGAATACGTTCCGCTCGATCACCTAGGCGAAGGCCAAGGCGAATTCAACATTTTCAACTCGTTCCTTTCGGAATATGCCGTACTCGGGTTTGATTACGGTTACGCTTTCGGATGCCCTAATTGCCTACCGATTTGGGAAGCGCAGTTCGGAGATTTCAACAATGGAGCGCAGATCATCATCGACCAGTTCATTTCTTCTGCTGAGGAGAAATGGAAAGGAATGAACGGAATCGTCATGCTTCTTCCGCACGGATACGAAGGCATGGGAGCGGAGCACAGCAGCGCACGTATGGAACGTTTCCTTATGCTTTGTGCAGACGATAACATGCAAATCGTAAACTGCTCTACGCCTGCCAACTTCTTCCACGTGCTGAGACGACAGATGAAGCGCGAATTCCGCAAACCGTTAGTGGTTTTCACACCGAAGAGTCTACTTCGTCATCCACGTTGCGTTTCATCGCTGAAAGAACTGGCCACTGGCGGTTTCCAAGAAGTGATAGATGATGTAACTGCTGATGCCAAGAAAGTGACTCGCGTACTGCTTTGCAGCGGAAAAGTATATTACGATCTGCTTGAGAAGAAAGAAGAACTGAATGCAGAAGAAGTGGCCATCGTTCGTTTAGAACAATTGGATCCATTGCCACGCAAGCAAATTGCCAAACTTCAGGAGAAATACAGCAACGCCAAATGGGTTTGGGTACAAGAAGAACCTGCAAACATGGGTGCTTGGGCTCACTTACTGCGTAAACTACGCCAAGTGAATCTTGAACTCGTTTCGCGCCCATCTTCAGGCGCTCCGGCCACAGGATCTGGCCAACGCCATAGAGCAGAACAAGCAAAATTGATGAATCAAGCGTTTGCCGATATTGCGGTGACCGCTTAA
- the odhB gene encoding 2-oxoglutarate dehydrogenase complex dihydrolipoyllysine-residue succinyltransferase, with amino-acid sequence MPIVEIKVPSPGESITEVEIATLLKQDGDYVFLDEEICEVDSDKATLAIPAEQAGTIIWKVAEGDAVNVGGVICTIDTDAKAPEGSAPKAEKKEAAPAAAVAAPVAETAKPAAAPAAKNTDSYASGTPSPAAKKMMAENGISSNQVKASGKDGRITKQDVLSAMSSGFSLGDAGKSWSGGREQRPEKMSMLRRKVAERLVSVKNETAMLTTFNEVNMKPIMDLRDKYKGKFADSHGVNLGFMSFFTKAVTEALYHFPAVNAMIDGQEIIYHDYCDIGIAVSSPKGLMVPVVRNAEQMSLAEIEAEIKRLAIKARDGKISVEDMTGGTFTITNGGVFGSMMSTPIINPPQSAILGMHNIVDRAVVENGEIVARPMMYLALSYDHRIIDGKESVSFLVKVKNMLENPATMLFGGKTGEEVLLGL; translated from the coding sequence ATGCCGATTGTAGAGATCAAAGTACCAAGTCCGGGAGAGTCGATAACCGAAGTAGAAATTGCCACTTTATTGAAGCAAGATGGCGATTACGTATTTCTTGATGAGGAGATATGCGAAGTAGATTCTGATAAGGCCACATTGGCCATTCCAGCGGAGCAGGCGGGCACCATCATTTGGAAAGTTGCCGAAGGCGATGCCGTGAATGTTGGCGGTGTGATCTGCACCATTGATACGGATGCTAAAGCTCCAGAGGGAAGTGCCCCAAAAGCAGAGAAAAAAGAGGCTGCTCCAGCGGCAGCTGTAGCTGCTCCAGTTGCTGAAACAGCCAAACCTGCTGCCGCTCCTGCTGCGAAGAACACTGATTCCTATGCAAGTGGAACGCCATCTCCAGCAGCCAAGAAAATGATGGCTGAAAACGGCATTTCAAGCAACCAGGTGAAAGCATCTGGCAAAGACGGTCGCATTACCAAGCAAGATGTCCTTTCGGCCATGTCTTCAGGATTTTCGTTGGGCGATGCTGGAAAAAGCTGGTCAGGCGGACGAGAACAACGACCTGAGAAAATGAGCATGCTCCGCAGGAAAGTGGCCGAGCGCTTGGTTTCTGTAAAGAACGAAACGGCCATGCTCACTACCTTCAATGAGGTGAACATGAAACCGATCATGGACCTGAGAGACAAATACAAAGGCAAGTTTGCCGATTCTCACGGTGTGAATCTTGGTTTCATGAGCTTCTTCACAAAAGCCGTTACCGAAGCACTGTATCATTTCCCTGCAGTGAATGCGATGATTGATGGTCAAGAGATCATCTATCACGATTACTGCGACATAGGCATTGCCGTAAGTTCTCCTAAAGGACTTATGGTTCCTGTGGTTCGCAATGCGGAGCAAATGAGTTTGGCCGAAATTGAGGCAGAGATCAAACGATTAGCCATCAAAGCAAGGGACGGAAAGATCAGCGTGGAAGACATGACCGGAGGAACATTCACCATCACAAATGGTGGTGTTTTCGGTTCAATGATGAGCACACCGATCATCAACCCTCCACAGAGCGCCATCCTTGGAATGCACAATATTGTTGACCGTGCTGTGGTAGAAAATGGAGAAATTGTTGCTCGACCTATGATGTATCTCGCTTTGAGCTACGATCATCGAATTATTGACGGAAAAGAGTCTGTTTCTTTCTTGGTAAAAGTGAAAAACATGCTCGAAAACCCTGCAACTATGTTGTTTGGTGGTAAAACCGGAGAAGAGGTGCTTTTGGGTCTCTAG
- a CDS encoding serine/threonine-protein phosphatase translates to MIEKHLLEKALEEKMFTSEKRVSILRVLLFALNTVVFVWFMDHTYTNDPLAYGVLAIANVYALITLVFQPYKKFKVLRSIYFTTVSDGALATLLIVATGYMDSPYYLIWYISLVSIAFRYTLQQTVITTFIYLLLYMCVFILDGNSTIELSDFMLRLGYIPLAGMLGMFVSLEITDQLDGKMSIIRAENALKQAHHELEMKVETRTNELRLINKDLTDSISYAHRIQSAILPKLEDIAAQFEQFFVIHLPKDIVSGDFYWFHHRDGISHLAVVDCTGHGVPGAMMSMIGNNLLNSAIIQQRIVSPSEVLQNMDKSIGKLLKDDEQGLAVNDGMDLSLCMIDHRNNIIEFAGAQSMALFLRNGELLEIRGNKFSIGGFGFDSAKEYQTTRHTFSANDQLFLFSDGFQDQFGGMKGKKFYRKNLINLIDSCSDRPMKEQRETINSTFFNWKGNETQMDDVTVLGVKF, encoded by the coding sequence TTGATCGAAAAACATCTATTAGAGAAAGCCTTAGAGGAAAAAATGTTCACCTCCGAAAAACGGGTGTCCATTTTACGTGTGCTCCTGTTTGCGCTGAACACAGTTGTGTTCGTGTGGTTCATGGATCATACGTACACCAACGATCCATTAGCATATGGCGTTTTGGCAATAGCTAATGTCTATGCCCTCATTACATTGGTTTTCCAGCCTTACAAGAAATTCAAAGTCCTGCGTAGCATCTACTTCACCACCGTGAGTGACGGTGCGCTGGCCACATTGCTCATTGTGGCTACAGGATACATGGATTCGCCCTATTATCTCATTTGGTACATCTCACTGGTATCAATCGCATTCAGATATACGCTGCAACAGACGGTTATTACCACTTTCATCTACCTGTTGCTGTACATGTGCGTTTTCATACTAGATGGAAACAGTACGATTGAGCTGAGTGATTTTATGCTTAGGCTAGGTTACATTCCTTTGGCTGGTATGCTTGGCATGTTCGTTTCGCTAGAAATTACCGATCAACTTGATGGCAAAATGTCCATTATAAGGGCGGAAAATGCTCTGAAACAGGCGCACCACGAATTGGAAATGAAAGTGGAGACACGAACTAATGAATTGCGTCTGATCAATAAAGATCTGACAGACAGCATTAGTTATGCGCATCGGATACAGAGCGCTATTCTTCCCAAACTAGAAGACATTGCCGCTCAGTTTGAGCAATTCTTTGTCATTCATCTACCGAAGGATATTGTAAGTGGCGACTTCTATTGGTTTCACCATCGGGATGGAATCTCGCATCTTGCCGTGGTTGACTGTACAGGACACGGAGTTCCTGGAGCAATGATGTCGATGATCGGAAACAATCTGCTTAATAGCGCCATTATACAGCAGCGCATTGTATCGCCAAGCGAAGTGCTTCAAAACATGGACAAATCCATAGGTAAACTGCTTAAAGATGATGAACAAGGCTTGGCGGTTAATGACGGAATGGACCTTTCGCTCTGCATGATAGACCATCGGAACAACATCATTGAATTTGCTGGTGCGCAAAGCATGGCGCTGTTCTTACGAAATGGAGAATTATTAGAGATTCGAGGAAACAAGTTTTCAATTGGCGGTTTTGGTTTTGATTCGGCCAAAGAATACCAAACCACTCGACACACTTTTAGCGCCAACGATCAACTCTTTCTTTTCTCAGATGGATTTCAGGATCAGTTTGGTGGAATGAAAGGCAAAAAGTTTTACCGAAAAAACCTGATAAACCTTATTGACAGTTGTTCCGATAGGCCGATGAAAGAACAACGGGAAACCATCAATTCCACGTTCTTTAACTGGAAAGGAAACGAGACACAAATGGATGACGTGACCGTTCTTGGAGTAAAATTCTAA
- a CDS encoding YkgJ family cysteine cluster protein, with amino-acid sequence MAKRSRSEFEPLMLQLKRKNPRQLDDLFHEAHNKAFSCIDCLQCANCCTTTGPLLTDRDIHRVAKHLRMKEVDFVSQYVRVDEDGDQVFKSMPCPFLGSDNYCSIYDNRPKACRDYPHTDRVKQHQLLGLHLKNASICPAVEQVLKEVSSKVMPTKV; translated from the coding sequence ATGGCTAAGAGATCGCGTTCGGAATTTGAACCATTGATGCTTCAATTAAAGCGCAAGAATCCGCGTCAATTGGATGATCTGTTCCATGAAGCACACAATAAGGCATTTTCGTGCATCGATTGCTTGCAATGTGCCAATTGCTGCACTACCACAGGACCACTTCTGACCGATAGGGACATTCATCGGGTTGCAAAACATCTTCGGATGAAGGAAGTGGATTTTGTAAGCCAATATGTGCGCGTTGATGAAGATGGTGATCAGGTTTTTAAGTCGATGCCCTGTCCATTCCTTGGCTCCGATAATTACTGCTCAATCTATGATAACAGACCCAAAGCTTGCAGAGATTATCCTCATACAGATAGAGTAAAGCAACATCAATTACTTGGTCTTCATTTGAAGAATGCATCCATCTGCCCAGCCGTAGAGCAAGTATTGAAGGAAGTTTCAAGCAAGGTTATGCCGACTAAAGTCTAG
- a CDS encoding redoxin domain-containing protein: MKSIRSNILLLLLSIGSIAQTAPDFTINDIDGNSRHLYDELDAGNIVVLKFFTNWCSVCNNTADEVVAIYNEYQTNGDAVTFWALDRDQNETNADATTYRNNHSIPFPVIGEAYSVAQQYGVVYQPEYYIISPDRTFVQQIGYSSMQTEVDAALESVAASVQEDEVKLAALQVTTNGLSWQAPSNSRAVLTISDLSGRIIVSRLVQGQEQIDVTHLQGIYVYQMQDEQGHRFSGKVVLN; this comes from the coding sequence ATGAAAAGTATTCGAAGCAACATATTGCTGTTGTTATTAAGTATTGGCTCTATTGCACAGACGGCTCCTGATTTTACCATAAACGATATTGACGGGAACAGTCGTCACCTGTATGATGAGTTGGATGCGGGAAATATCGTTGTTCTGAAATTCTTTACTAACTGGTGCTCAGTTTGCAACAATACGGCAGATGAGGTCGTGGCAATCTATAATGAATATCAGACAAATGGTGATGCGGTTACTTTTTGGGCGCTTGATCGCGACCAGAACGAAACCAATGCAGATGCTACCACTTACAGAAACAACCACAGCATTCCGTTTCCTGTAATTGGTGAGGCATATTCGGTTGCACAGCAATATGGCGTTGTCTATCAACCCGAATATTATATCATCTCTCCAGACCGAACCTTTGTTCAGCAGATAGGCTATAGTTCGATGCAAACAGAAGTGGATGCTGCGTTGGAATCTGTCGCAGCCAGTGTTCAGGAAGATGAAGTTAAATTGGCAGCACTACAAGTTACAACAAATGGTCTTTCTTGGCAGGCACCTTCAAATTCTCGAGCGGTATTGACCATCAGTGATTTGAGTGGCCGAATTATCGTGTCGAGATTGGTTCAAGGTCAAGAACAAATTGACGTCACTCACTTACAAGGAATTTATGTTTATCAAATGCAGGATGAGCAAGGGCATCGATTCAGCGGTAAGGTTGTATTAAACTGA
- a CDS encoding NifU family protein yields MEKTIPYSLYAESTPNPTTMKFVANRVLLESGLAEYTNMDDAKGSPLAMKLFGFPFVTGVFIQYNFITVMKSDMISWQDVVLELREFIRDYLNDGGAIVTDFVDSNVLTDAEVAATTVHSTPANELEEQIIAILDSEIAPAVAQDGGNITFKGLENGVVNVVLRGSCSGCPSSTVTLKNGIETLLKNRLPGEIREVVAVNG; encoded by the coding sequence ATGGAAAAAACCATCCCATACTCGCTTTACGCAGAAAGCACCCCTAACCCAACCACCATGAAATTCGTGGCCAATCGGGTCTTGCTCGAATCTGGTTTGGCCGAGTACACCAACATGGATGACGCAAAGGGAAGCCCGTTGGCAATGAAGCTCTTTGGGTTTCCTTTTGTAACAGGCGTTTTCATTCAGTACAATTTTATCACGGTCATGAAATCTGACATGATCAGTTGGCAAGACGTAGTGCTTGAGTTGAGAGAATTCATTCGCGATTATCTGAATGATGGCGGTGCGATTGTAACTGACTTTGTGGATTCAAACGTGTTAACTGATGCTGAAGTGGCAGCAACCACGGTTCATAGCACCCCAGCGAATGAATTGGAAGAACAGATCATTGCAATTCTTGATAGCGAAATTGCCCCTGCAGTTGCCCAAGACGGTGGTAACATCACGTTCAAAGGACTTGAAAATGGAGTGGTGAATGTAGTACTACGCGGATCATGCAGCGGTTGCCCATCTTCCACCGTAACGCTGAAGAATGGAATTGAAACCCTTCTCAAGAATCGACTTCCAGGAGAAATCCGTGAAGTGGTTGCAGTGAACGGTTAA
- a CDS encoding PKD domain-containing protein yields MRNKCFTYPIIGLIVAFLGINANLFAQECGIIYVAPNGATSGTTGTRDNPADFQYAFGLVNPANNHMRLAHGVYELTEPLEIPSDIVIEGGFEAGTWYKTNADSTILHRDASNYDAVNKALVAVRAINRSNFRFQDVTIKVDDAPANGVSIYGMYIAGCSDYYVSRCIVITGNGSDGIPGQTGQQGLPGANGANGETGEDEGSCCRAGGAGASGSFPGSNAGGNGGNGGEWGGFEVQEVCVPIVNLCQWIITPDSEFTNPGEDGQDGQGSGSGQGGQHGTGLCELTYANSNCAVAPLNNGDDGTDGIEGIDGGPGIQGYASYGGGFYLPGLGETGDPGQTNGAGGGGGGGGGAKGCEPAALQPYFPSTGSSPYNGDTAYNTAGTGGGGGGGGEGGQNGFGGLGGEGGGGVFCIFTYNNGTNGVIQDNRYLPGYGGQGGQGGAGGPGGPGGIGGIGGFIGDNGPNNSCNNGEGGDGGDGGVGGFGGQGGKGSDGARKGLEQIDGTLVLDPNIYNPWEPEVRVEYFGCTNSNVRVETDATGVINWIFGFGAEPQNSTLQVDTVQYSGLLGSRNLTLIVDGVPYFYANYILVEEDFVPPVIDATRTTICVGESTDLTTTFIGDTYQWTIPGGSITSSADQNPGTVSFANAGDYIIELITTSCCGTSKTTDTIHVLDQVVVDLGEDLRACFLGDLPVLDGNGNDGATYAWTLNGFPTGLPQQYLDATITGTYGVQVSYGPNCSGTDEVEVEIYTITPVDLGPDQAICPGNPLPILNAGIDNADYAWTVGGNPIGTNDIELEVNLPGTYGVSVIEEDGCSGEDDVVVLVSEPSVFLGADINVCANEAYPILNALNQGSTYEWFHSGNLIPGETEQTLQTTQGGTYDVVITNIYGCQAMDQLEIDTFPALNAAFSGPASATVGSSVSFQDQTTPPLNISMNNPWTWNFGDGTGLVNQQNPSHAFIAVGVRPVFLIASNGICSDTAYAEVDVNWNCPQIGLTAGFTMNPNPVVLSGAGTVQVTNTSQNAVEYVWDFGDGTATSSEDSLIHAYTSPGTYTITLTAINYNCTTTTTQSIVVLEFGVGINELGLRDQLSVYPNPNTGLFTVELELDSPSEIAVELNNVLGQRVYQTNVESRSYWRKEFDLSSYVKGVYLLRISTDSGVMQRKVIID; encoded by the coding sequence GTGAGAAACAAGTGCTTCACATATCCGATAATTGGGCTCATTGTAGCCTTTCTAGGCATCAATGCAAACCTGTTTGCTCAAGAGTGCGGTATCATTTACGTGGCTCCAAATGGCGCTACCAGCGGCACAACAGGCACGCGCGATAATCCGGCCGACTTTCAATACGCCTTCGGCCTGGTCAATCCAGCAAATAACCATATGCGGTTGGCGCATGGTGTTTACGAACTCACCGAGCCGCTCGAAATTCCATCGGATATTGTAATTGAAGGAGGTTTTGAAGCAGGCACTTGGTACAAGACCAATGCTGATTCCACCATTCTTCATCGCGATGCAAGCAACTACGATGCGGTGAATAAGGCACTCGTAGCAGTCCGCGCCATCAACCGATCCAATTTCAGATTTCAAGATGTAACCATTAAAGTGGACGATGCTCCGGCCAATGGAGTCAGCATCTACGGCATGTACATAGCGGGCTGCTCCGATTATTACGTGTCTCGTTGTATTGTGATAACAGGAAATGGTTCGGATGGAATTCCCGGACAAACAGGTCAACAGGGATTGCCCGGAGCAAACGGAGCGAATGGCGAAACAGGCGAGGATGAAGGTTCATGTTGCAGAGCTGGTGGCGCTGGCGCTTCTGGATCTTTCCCGGGCAGTAATGCCGGAGGAAACGGAGGCAATGGAGGAGAATGGGGCGGTTTTGAGGTTCAGGAGGTTTGTGTGCCAATCGTAAACCTTTGTCAATGGATCATCACTCCAGATAGTGAGTTCACCAATCCAGGTGAAGATGGGCAAGATGGTCAGGGCTCTGGCTCTGGTCAAGGAGGCCAGCATGGTACAGGTCTGTGCGAACTTACTTACGCCAATTCAAATTGCGCGGTGGCTCCCTTGAATAATGGAGATGACGGCACGGATGGAATTGAGGGGATTGATGGCGGCCCTGGTATTCAAGGATACGCAAGTTATGGAGGCGGTTTTTATCTTCCAGGATTAGGAGAGACCGGAGACCCAGGCCAGACCAACGGAGCTGGTGGTGGCGGTGGCGGTGGCGGTGGCGCCAAAGGCTGCGAACCAGCAGCGCTTCAACCGTACTTTCCAAGCACTGGTTCGTCTCCGTACAACGGAGATACTGCCTATAATACCGCTGGTACTGGCGGAGGTGGAGGCGGAGGTGGCGAAGGCGGACAGAATGGCTTTGGCGGCCTTGGTGGCGAAGGTGGAGGCGGAGTTTTCTGCATTTTCACCTACAATAATGGAACAAACGGAGTGATTCAAGATAACCGATATCTTCCTGGATATGGTGGACAAGGTGGGCAAGGAGGCGCTGGTGGACCTGGCGGCCCAGGAGGAATCGGAGGTATTGGTGGATTTATTGGTGACAATGGTCCGAACAACAGCTGTAACAATGGCGAAGGCGGTGATGGTGGTGATGGTGGTGTTGGCGGTTTTGGTGGCCAAGGAGGAAAAGGTTCTGATGGAGCAAGGAAAGGACTTGAACAGATTGACGGTACTCTTGTGCTCGACCCCAACATTTACAATCCATGGGAGCCTGAGGTAAGGGTCGAGTATTTCGGATGTACCAATTCCAATGTGCGTGTAGAAACAGATGCAACGGGCGTCATCAACTGGATCTTTGGCTTCGGTGCCGAACCTCAGAACAGTACACTACAGGTAGATACGGTTCAGTACTCAGGACTTTTAGGTTCAAGAAACCTGACATTGATTGTTGATGGTGTACCGTATTTCTACGCCAATTATATCCTTGTTGAAGAGGATTTTGTTCCTCCAGTTATCGATGCCACGCGCACAACCATCTGCGTAGGAGAATCAACCGACCTAACCACAACCTTTATTGGAGACACTTACCAATGGACAATTCCTGGTGGCTCAATCACTTCTTCTGCCGATCAAAATCCAGGAACAGTTTCATTTGCCAATGCAGGAGATTACATCATAGAATTGATCACAACCAGCTGTTGCGGAACATCTAAGACCACAGATACCATTCATGTGCTCGATCAGGTGGTGGTTGATCTTGGAGAAGACCTCCGTGCCTGTTTCCTTGGCGACCTTCCAGTGCTAGATGGCAATGGAAATGATGGAGCAACCTATGCTTGGACCTTGAATGGATTTCCAACAGGACTTCCACAACAATATTTGGATGCAACCATTACAGGAACCTATGGTGTTCAGGTCAGTTACGGGCCAAATTGTTCAGGAACGGATGAAGTGGAGGTTGAAATTTATACGATCACGCCAGTTGATCTCGGACCAGATCAAGCTATCTGTCCGGGAAATCCATTACCGATCCTCAATGCAGGAATCGATAATGCAGATTACGCTTGGACTGTTGGCGGAAACCCAATTGGAACGAACGACATTGAATTGGAAGTAAATCTTCCGGGCACTTATGGTGTTTCTGTTATCGAAGAAGACGGATGTTCTGGCGAAGATGATGTGGTGGTTTTGGTGAGCGAACCAAGTGTTTTTCTCGGAGCCGACATTAACGTATGCGCGAATGAGGCTTATCCTATCCTAAACGCACTGAATCAAGGATCAACTTACGAATGGTTCCATAGTGGCAATTTGATTCCAGGCGAAACGGAGCAGACCTTGCAGACCACGCAGGGCGGTACTTATGATGTGGTGATCACCAATATTTATGGTTGTCAAGCCATGGATCAATTGGAGATAGATACATTCCCAGCACTGAATGCTGCTTTTTCAGGGCCCGCAAGCGCTACTGTAGGCAGTTCAGTATCATTCCAAGATCAGACCACGCCACCTCTGAACATATCAATGAACAATCCATGGACTTGGAACTTTGGGGATGGAACAGGATTGGTCAATCAGCAGAATCCAAGTCATGCCTTTATTGCTGTTGGCGTACGGCCAGTGTTCTTGATAGCTTCCAACGGAATCTGTTCGGATACGGCTTACGCTGAAGTTGACGTGAATTGGAACTGTCCACAAATTGGTCTTACTGCAGGATTCACAATGAATCCGAATCCAGTCGTGCTTTCCGGTGCAGGAACCGTGCAGGTGACCAACACTAGCCAAAACGCGGTTGAATACGTTTGGGATTTTGGCGATGGCACAGCCACATCTTCCGAGGATAGCCTAATTCATGCGTATACCAGTCCAGGAACCTACACAATCACCTTGACAGCCATCAATTATAATTGCACCACCACAACCACACAGTCAATAGTCGTGTTAGAATTCGGGGTAGGAATTAATGAGCTTGGCTTACGAGATCAGTTGTCTGTTTATCCAAACCCAAATACAGGATTGTTCACAGTAGAGTTGGAATTGGATTCGCCATCAGAAATTGCAGTGGAACTGAACAATGTCTTGGGTCAGCGGGTTTATCAGACAAACGTGGAATCACGCAGCTATTGGCGCAAGGAATTTGACCTGAGCTCGTATGTGAAAGGCGTTTATCTACTCAGGATATCTACAGATAGTGGCGTAATGCAACGAAAGGTGATCATAGACTAA